A stretch of Kaistella flava (ex Peng et al. 2021) DNA encodes these proteins:
- a CDS encoding T9SS type A sorting domain-containing protein has protein sequence MNQNYFTFKNSWILLLLFISSFSSGATYYSRASGNWDARATWSTTSGGGQVGTGVFPKTGDTVIIERGYTVTVNVTNAACGSLQLGGTATNNGGILTFSGTSSALTVSGDIRLGAAGNVNRTGKITFAGTTPVLTAGSLILGNSGATPASGTVTMSAGSILNVGSLTVNTVTGNTWTPSTGTVVMTANNTLPTTIFTLFNNLSVSGGTTTTTANLVIGGNLDVGDGASFTTGNNFTLGVTGTTGVIGTLVLGGTGTKTFTGNVTIDTSGTWNEIGNAAINYAGNLTNNNVFTTNSGLHTFSGTGKIISGSAEIAIPNVTIGVTTTNSGTLTINTALSGAGTLTNAATGILNIGGTSGITTLTATAAGNTVNYNGAAQTVKATGYSNLTLSGSGTKTFGANTAVNGNWSMLSGVVANLGTGFTHSAATLTLGGAGTINGSWGGTGYGGNINTTYFTNATGKISVGTASCTAGAWTGYTSTDWNTASNWCSGAVPTAGTNVVIPAGVSHMPTITNVNAVANNVTINDDATLTLSNSATSFLNIKGDFINNGILTAGLLSTVTFDGTAAASVIGGTKTSAFGNLAINRSTGNSTVTNSSNAFSVTGNLTVTKGDLVLSNTVDSYLFGGNLMVATEGILTHNVSWDGYGRQIVVSGNLDISGAYVNSGAITAKYPKPRSHLGMNGVDKTINTGTSALSILTLTNTSGSILANGTMTVNDNFWSSFNMDGGTFVIPVNSTVNANDAVFNSGGTLLINGGTLNVKGTLYAGFGEKNGTVNFSSGVLNADGLNVGFGSLVGTFNHTGGIANIGEFIITNASTYTCTGTPIINISGNWNNSKTFTAGNSKVNFVGTAAQTIDGILSGANGKFFNLTFNGAGATNNAPIDVAGTLTMTKGILNASAANFVNITNTAVTGATGGSATSFVNGPVKWATTLANAYAFPVGKGANYLPFILKNTTAPTVGATVTAEAFSADSAGKADLSSVSALSTTEYWSIVTAGTFSNSSVSLSRPTAISPLDIVAGSIAANGTYASLGGTPGGNGINNSAAFGNNRFFAFGRQKQKIATGSITGFPFCAGSSVSVPFTIVGTFDSGNIFTAQLSNASGSFTTPVSIGTLTQTSAGTISATIPARTLAGTKYRIRVVSSNPIVTGSDNGIDLTINNVPTIAVISAPAALCSGGSLNPTAPTVTANGSTVTSQGWQIETAVGSGVFGALTVPYTVAFADNGKKIRYIATNGCGTTNGNEVTLTVNNVPTIATISAPAALCSGGSLNPTAPTVTANGSTVTSQGWQIETAVGSGVFGAFTVPYTIAFADNGKKIRYIATNSCGTTNGNQVTLTVNNVPTIAVISAPAALCSGGSLNPTAPTVTANGSTVTSQGWQIETAVGSGVFGALTVPYIIAFADNGKKIRYIATNGCGTTNGNEVTLKVNNVPTIAAISAPAALCSGGSLSPTAPTLTANGSTVTSQGWQIETTVGTGVFGALTVPYTIAFADNGKKIRYVATNGCGTTNGNEVTLAVNPNLPVSVIISANPGTTICSGTSVTFTATPTNGGTAPAYQWKVNGTDMPGATSSTYTTTTLADGAKVTVVMTSKASPCSIGSPSTSEPITMTLNDGAPTTYNGGINWSNGLPDSTKKVIFAADYSTEDGESLTACSCQVNTGVTLTVIPKSAVTIQNDIINNGKILVQSDGDLIQVNDQDSNSGTGIFTVERISPMKRLDYTYWSSPVKGQIFQKFSPSTVSTRFLEYHENDDIFYPVTWTKEFEIAKGYAIRAPNNFTDARKDFIGPFIGAPNNGVQNFSLASSHTDGGYNLVGNPYASNIDFEKLYSLNSDKIDKIAYFWTNINLTPPVQQGSAYSGNNYAIFSGTGGVGAASSVGGESIEPTQFIKVGQGFIIKAKSTANAQLLVFNNSIRSDSNDSNFFSKGNASAKDRYWLKLTTPALNVNTILIGYVPHATNSFELDYDAPLMTIGSDSFYSILDQNRLGIQGRQYPLNTLDVVQLGSNQYESGNYTISLDKKEGIFANGQNIYLKDHQAGTLTNISEGSYTFAANAGLTDGRFEIVYQNNLVLETGSTTKDPLIVYRDGNDFIVKSSTKVISEVEVYDTSGRLLLKVKPDHKETRIEASNLVNGIYVLKIKRDGSVVTKKIMR, from the coding sequence ATGAATCAAAATTACTTTACATTTAAAAATAGCTGGATACTCCTGCTGCTTTTTATCTCTTCTTTTTCTTCTGGTGCGACTTATTATTCCAGAGCCAGCGGCAACTGGGATGCAAGAGCAACGTGGTCGACAACATCTGGCGGAGGACAAGTTGGAACTGGGGTTTTCCCTAAAACAGGTGATACAGTTATTATCGAAAGAGGATATACTGTTACTGTAAACGTAACAAATGCTGCTTGTGGTAGTTTGCAATTGGGAGGCACAGCAACAAACAACGGAGGGATACTTACTTTTTCGGGAACCAGTTCTGCTCTTACGGTTTCTGGAGATATACGGTTGGGCGCAGCGGGAAATGTGAATCGTACCGGGAAAATTACTTTTGCTGGAACGACACCAGTACTTACAGCTGGAAGTTTAATTCTTGGGAATTCAGGTGCTACTCCTGCTTCAGGAACGGTTACTATGTCCGCTGGATCAATTCTAAATGTTGGTTCTTTAACTGTAAATACGGTAACTGGAAATACTTGGACTCCAAGTACGGGAACAGTTGTTATGACGGCAAACAATACTTTGCCTACTACTATATTTACTTTGTTTAATAATTTAAGTGTAAGCGGTGGAACAACTACAACAACGGCAAATTTAGTAATTGGTGGTAATCTGGATGTAGGTGATGGAGCAAGTTTTACTACGGGAAATAATTTTACTCTTGGAGTTACAGGAACTACAGGAGTTATAGGCACATTAGTCCTTGGTGGAACTGGTACAAAAACATTTACAGGAAACGTTACCATCGATACAAGTGGTACTTGGAATGAGATTGGAAATGCAGCAATCAATTACGCAGGTAATTTAACTAATAATAATGTTTTTACTACTAATTCTGGACTTCACACTTTTTCTGGTACAGGAAAAATAATTAGTGGTTCAGCTGAAATTGCTATACCTAATGTGACGATTGGCGTAACTACAACAAATAGTGGTACACTTACAATAAATACTGCATTATCCGGTGCAGGAACATTAACAAATGCTGCTACAGGAATTTTAAATATTGGCGGAACTTCAGGAATTACTACTCTTACCGCAACTGCTGCGGGAAATACCGTTAATTATAACGGAGCTGCTCAAACCGTAAAAGCTACAGGTTACAGCAACCTTACGTTGTCTGGTTCAGGGACTAAAACATTTGGAGCAAATACCGCTGTTAATGGAAACTGGTCTATGTTGTCAGGTGTTGTTGCTAACTTAGGTACTGGTTTTACACATAGTGCAGCGACTCTTACACTAGGAGGTGCGGGCACGATAAATGGTTCGTGGGGAGGAACTGGTTATGGAGGTAATATAAATACTACTTATTTCACTAATGCGACAGGGAAAATTAGTGTAGGGACTGCTTCTTGTACCGCGGGAGCTTGGACAGGTTATACCAGTACTGATTGGAATACTGCATCAAACTGGTGTAGCGGAGCTGTGCCAACTGCAGGAACTAATGTAGTTATCCCAGCAGGAGTATCGCATATGCCTACCATTACTAATGTAAATGCTGTTGCTAATAATGTAACGATTAATGATGACGCTACTTTAACATTGAGCAATTCTGCTACCAGCTTCTTAAATATTAAAGGAGATTTTATAAATAATGGCATATTAACAGCAGGGTTGCTTTCTACAGTGACTTTCGATGGTACTGCGGCAGCATCAGTGATTGGAGGGACTAAAACGAGTGCTTTCGGGAACTTGGCTATTAATAGAAGTACTGGAAATTCAACGGTTACTAATAGTAGTAACGCTTTTTCTGTAACCGGTAATTTAACGGTAACGAAAGGGGATTTAGTATTATCTAACACAGTCGACAGTTATCTATTTGGTGGCAATCTTATGGTTGCGACAGAAGGTATTCTTACGCATAATGTTTCCTGGGATGGTTACGGTAGACAAATAGTTGTCAGTGGCAATCTGGATATTAGTGGTGCTTATGTAAATAGTGGAGCGATCACTGCTAAATATCCAAAACCACGTTCGCACTTAGGAATGAACGGTGTTGATAAAACCATAAACACAGGGACGTCTGCTTTAAGTATTTTAACACTCACGAATACAAGTGGCAGTATATTGGCAAATGGTACCATGACTGTGAACGATAATTTCTGGTCTTCTTTTAATATGGATGGTGGAACATTTGTTATACCAGTAAATTCTACTGTAAATGCAAATGATGCTGTTTTTAATTCTGGAGGAACCTTATTAATCAATGGAGGAACTTTGAATGTTAAAGGTACATTGTATGCAGGTTTCGGTGAAAAAAATGGTACAGTGAATTTTTCTTCTGGTGTGCTTAATGCAGATGGTTTGAATGTTGGTTTCGGTTCGCTTGTCGGGACATTTAACCACACAGGTGGTATCGCAAATATAGGAGAGTTTATCATAACCAATGCAAGTACATATACATGTACAGGAACACCAATTATTAATATTTCTGGAAATTGGAACAATAGTAAAACTTTTACAGCGGGGAATAGTAAGGTGAATTTTGTAGGAACTGCGGCTCAAACTATTGATGGTATTTTATCCGGAGCTAATGGAAAGTTTTTTAATTTAACTTTTAACGGAGCGGGGGCGACAAATAATGCGCCAATTGACGTGGCAGGAACCCTTACCATGACCAAAGGTATTTTAAATGCATCAGCTGCGAATTTTGTAAATATAACCAATACTGCTGTCACTGGTGCTACAGGAGGTAGTGCGACTTCTTTTGTAAATGGACCTGTAAAATGGGCAACTACATTGGCTAACGCGTATGCTTTTCCAGTGGGTAAAGGGGCTAATTATTTGCCTTTTATTTTAAAGAATACAACTGCTCCAACAGTTGGTGCAACCGTAACCGCAGAAGCCTTCAGTGCCGATAGTGCAGGAAAAGCTGATTTGTCATCTGTTTCAGCGCTAAGTACCACAGAATATTGGTCGATTGTTACTGCAGGAACTTTTTCCAATAGCTCTGTTTCTTTAAGTCGACCAACAGCGATATCGCCACTGGATATTGTGGCGGGAAGTATCGCTGCAAATGGAACGTACGCCTCTTTAGGCGGAACTCCTGGCGGGAATGGGATAAATAATTCAGCGGCATTTGGAAATAATAGATTTTTTGCTTTTGGAAGACAAAAGCAAAAAATTGCTACAGGTTCGATAACGGGCTTTCCATTTTGTGCAGGTTCATCTGTGTCGGTACCGTTTACCATTGTTGGAACCTTTGATTCTGGAAATATTTTTACGGCTCAATTATCTAATGCTTCAGGAAGTTTTACTACGCCAGTAAGTATCGGGACGTTAACACAAACATCAGCCGGAACAATCTCAGCCACTATTCCTGCGCGAACCTTAGCGGGAACAAAATATAGAATTCGTGTTGTAAGTAGTAATCCTATTGTGACAGGTAGTGATAATGGGATTGATTTAACGATAAATAATGTTCCAACCATAGCAGTGATATCAGCACCAGCAGCATTGTGTTCAGGCGGATCATTGAATCCTACAGCACCTACAGTAACGGCTAATGGCTCAACAGTAACATCACAGGGATGGCAAATAGAAACAGCGGTTGGCAGTGGTGTTTTTGGAGCGCTTACAGTTCCTTACACTGTTGCTTTTGCAGATAACGGAAAGAAAATCCGATACATTGCTACTAATGGTTGTGGAACGACCAACGGAAATGAGGTTACTTTAACGGTAAATAATGTTCCAACCATAGCAACTATATCGGCACCAGCAGCATTGTGTTCAGGCGGATCATTGAATCCTACAGCACCTACAGTAACGGCTAATGGTTCAACAGTAACATCACAGGGATGGCAAATAGAAACAGCGGTTGGCAGTGGCGTTTTTGGAGCGTTTACAGTTCCTTACACTATTGCTTTTGCAGATAACGGAAAGAAAATCCGATACATTGCTACTAATAGTTGTGGAACGACCAACGGAAATCAGGTTACTTTGACGGTAAATAATGTTCCAACCATAGCAGTGATATCAGCACCAGCAGCATTGTGTTCAGGCGGATCATTGAATCCTACAGCACCTACAGTAACGGCTAATGGTTCAACAGTAACATCACAGGGATGGCAAATAGAAACAGCGGTTGGCAGTGGCGTTTTTGGAGCGCTTACAGTTCCTTACATTATTGCTTTTGCAGATAACGGAAAGAAAATCCGATACATTGCTACTAATGGTTGTGGAACGACCAACGGAAATGAGGTTACTTTGAAGGTGAATAATGTTCCAACTATAGCAGCTATATCGGCACCAGCAGCATTGTGTTCAGGCGGATCATTGAGTCCTACAGCACCTACCTTAACTGCTAATGGCTCAACAGTAACATCACAGGGATGGCAAATAGAAACAACGGTTGGCACTGGCGTTTTTGGAGCGCTTACAGTTCCTTACACTATTGCTTTTGCAGATAACGGAAAGAAAATTCGATACGTTGCTACTAATGGTTGTGGAACGACCAACGGAAATGAGGTTACTTTGGCGGTAAATCCTAATTTACCAGTAAGTGTTATTATTTCAGCAAATCCTGGAACAACCATTTGCTCTGGCACTTCAGTAACCTTTACCGCGACTCCTACAAACGGTGGAACAGCACCTGCTTATCAGTGGAAAGTGAACGGGACAGATATGCCAGGAGCTACCTCTTCTACTTACACCACAACAACATTAGCAGATGGCGCGAAAGTAACAGTGGTAATGACTTCTAAGGCGAGTCCATGTTCAATCGGTTCACCCTCGACTTCGGAGCCGATTACAATGACCTTAAATGATGGTGCGCCTACGACCTATAATGGTGGAATAAACTGGAGTAACGGATTGCCAGATAGTACTAAAAAAGTAATTTTCGCCGCAGATTATAGTACTGAAGATGGAGAAAGCCTTACTGCTTGTAGCTGTCAGGTAAATACGGGAGTAACTTTAACAGTAATTCCAAAGTCTGCCGTTACCATTCAAAATGACATCATCAATAACGGAAAAATTCTTGTTCAAAGTGATGGTGATTTAATTCAGGTTAATGATCAGGATTCGAATTCTGGTACGGGTATATTCACCGTAGAACGAATTTCCCCTATGAAACGTTTAGACTATACCTATTGGAGTTCTCCAGTAAAAGGGCAGATATTTCAAAAGTTTTCACCCTCTACGGTTTCTACAAGATTCTTAGAGTATCATGAAAACGATGATATCTTTTATCCTGTAACTTGGACAAAAGAATTTGAGATTGCCAAAGGCTATGCAATTAGGGCTCCTAATAATTTTACTGATGCACGTAAAGACTTTATAGGACCCTTTATTGGTGCTCCAAATAACGGTGTACAGAATTTCTCACTGGCTTCGAGTCATACTGATGGTGGTTATAATTTAGTCGGAAACCCTTATGCTTCTAATATTGATTTTGAAAAATTGTACAGTTTAAATAGTGATAAAATTGATAAAATAGCTTATTTCTGGACCAATATAAATCTAACTCCACCAGTGCAGCAAGGTTCCGCTTATAGCGGTAATAATTATGCCATCTTCAGTGGAACAGGAGGTGTTGGGGCTGCATCATCAGTAGGTGGTGAATCAATTGAGCCTACGCAATTTATAAAAGTAGGTCAGGGCTTTATTATTAAAGCAAAATCAACAGCTAATGCTCAACTATTGGTATTTAATAATTCAATAAGAAGTGATAGTAATGACAGTAACTTCTTCAGCAAAGGAAATGCGTCAGCTAAAGACCGTTATTGGCTTAAGTTAACTACACCTGCTTTGAATGTGAATACCATATTAATAGGGTACGTGCCCCATGCAACCAATAGTTTTGAGTTAGATTACGATGCGCCTTTAATGACCATAGGATCAGATTCATTTTACAGTATTTTAGATCAGAATAGGTTAGGGATTCAGGGAAGACAATATCCCCTCAATACCTTAGATGTAGTACAACTGGGAAGTAATCAGTACGAATCTGGTAACTACACCATCAGTCTGGACAAAAAAGAAGGAATTTTTGCTAATGGACAAAATATTTATCTGAAAGATCATCAAGCAGGAACCCTTACCAATATTTCCGAAGGTAGTTATACTTTTGCAGCCAATGCAGGTTTAACCGATGGCCGATTTGAGATCGTCTATCAAAACAATCTGGTATTAGAAACTGGAAGTACGACCAAGGATCCTCTGATTGTTTACCGCGACGGAAATGATTTCATTGTGAAATCTTCCACCAAAGTAATTTCTGAAGTAGAAGTGTACGATACTTCCGGAAGATTGCTGCTTAAGGTGAAACCTGATCATAAAGAAACCCGAATCGAAGCAAGCAACTTGGTCAACGGAATCTATGTTTTGAAAATCAAACGGGATGGAAGTGTGGTTACCAAGAAAATCATGAGATAG
- a CDS encoding choice-of-anchor D domain-containing protein: protein MKTILPFKRGFFFYVFFACHLFFAQSIFSNPITGTNPNTGNPYTEGQTFNDNISVTGIGRGLGVIGSNANDRYNATGWNSADLDANDYFEFMLTPNSNFSINFLSFVYSSQVSGTGPKNFAIRTSLDSFGTTIAIPLETGGTINLTAANFQNRTASITFRIYAWGASAPGGTFSINDFTFNGSVVSSLIKPEPAQFPAGFIGGTLANNVIALQWIDSVLEPIPDGYLIRWSDTSFAAIPDPADGMPVANSSVSQNVAQGTRGFNGSGFSPATTYYFKIWPYTNSGTAIDYKLGGAPQASATTLAAPCNYAEDFSNSNATNSYTTGSFVGNHLITWSYTEARNEGIYGINGKGILFSKTTSKLASSAIANGISSFSCKLRKGFTGAGNRQVHLFINGAKVATSQAWDHTGVETFTVNNIDIPGVVLIEVRNAVNQQVVIDDLVWTCYTGSAYPDIIIKGNGNNIPDGSDVTAVSNNTDFGSVISGAVVSKTFVIENKGGGDLILDHPAVALLDGSHGFSVSAQPTVNPMTGFTNQSFTVSFSSTTPGTYSEIIFIGSNDPNKTVYVFSVKAVVTQPIILINTLPQNLIFSGFAYDFAQGPSSPTQSFRVDGSDLGSDLTVSVSAGWEISSNAAYDGGNAFPFQEVVFAKSGTNGVTNKVIHIRLKNGLPAGFYSGTISLTSPSAVTRLVGVSGQVLPAKVEMKLTGGTTTINKGSTTPSGLNRTLFAAQNLGNSQTKTYTITNKGGANLILGEISLTGANDIDFSVLNDPAPGTELAQGQSVDFDVRFAPTTVGLKTVTVVIANNDPLRNPYDFAIAGNANFCGAAGEVIIAQQGFESIPQFTELTYTVNNTEMYGPQTGFISGKSSANDKPATNNLYSEGLRGFRIQGGSEPNSSLKPLIFDFEPVDTSIYSNIELYFKVAAFSLGSNTNGMDSFDATGTPATSDADKMDFVLVEISPDNGATWYQQAKLVSDTDNLAWGFGNAGKITGVKNYAANNLLTYFKANAAQQYNEVSIQNLPAVSQLKIRIAVQDNAAHESWILDDIRLISTGLVPKVWNGSAWLPSPPVKTDKVIINGNYNTAAWGGSLQVCQCELNNATVTVSKDSPFIVSDQLLNNGHVIVENEASFVQIHEINTNSGNGTFTVKRNSNLKRLDYTYWASPVSGQNLKTFSPGTIDTRFYTYNEGDDLFEVINPLTNSFGNNHLGVFESAAKGYAIRANNNYPVGTASDPAPMQVFTGIFKGIPNNGEVTFPLEYQSLPAGNGYNMIGNPYASNIDFYQLANNNAMRINKVAYFWTNLNPSPGMQGSTYPGAGYYNNYAILNGTGGIPATLGANANIKSATPTKIIKVGQGFIVKAKQNGTLTFKNTIRTVGSSSVFFNKGALEDNDVPINRYWLHLTTPLQVVTTTLIGYVEDATNGYDADYDTELFGLGVDALFTTLGDRRLGIQGREEVLQLTDVVKVGTSHYATGSYVFSLGEREGIFDNGQPVYLKDKQTGILTNLSEANYRFTANEGLTEGRFEIVYHPETFLTTGTSLKDNLIVYRDGNDFVVKSPAKNISALEVFDASGRLMKKLTPNQKETRLDASNFLNGIYVLKITFASLGAQNGSVVTKKITK, encoded by the coding sequence ATGAAAACAATTTTACCTTTTAAAAGAGGGTTTTTCTTTTATGTCTTTTTTGCGTGTCATCTGTTTTTTGCGCAAAGCATTTTTTCAAATCCAATTACCGGCACCAATCCGAATACTGGTAATCCTTATACTGAAGGTCAAACCTTTAATGATAATATTTCTGTTACCGGAATAGGAAGGGGTTTAGGAGTCATTGGTAGTAATGCAAATGACAGGTATAATGCAACTGGCTGGAATTCTGCAGATTTGGATGCAAATGACTATTTCGAATTCATGCTTACGCCCAATTCGAACTTTTCGATTAATTTCTTAAGTTTCGTTTATTCTTCACAAGTATCCGGTACCGGACCGAAAAATTTTGCCATACGTACCAGTCTTGATTCTTTTGGGACTACTATTGCTATACCCTTGGAAACAGGAGGAACTATTAATTTGACTGCTGCTAATTTCCAAAACAGAACAGCCTCCATTACTTTTAGGATCTATGCCTGGGGTGCATCTGCGCCGGGAGGAACTTTCAGTATCAATGATTTCACCTTCAACGGCTCGGTAGTTTCCTCTCTTATTAAGCCTGAGCCTGCCCAGTTTCCAGCAGGTTTTATTGGTGGTACCCTGGCTAATAATGTTATTGCGCTCCAGTGGATCGATTCGGTGTTGGAGCCAATACCTGATGGTTATCTTATTCGATGGAGTGATACTTCTTTTGCAGCAATACCAGACCCTGCCGACGGTATGCCGGTAGCAAACAGCAGTGTTTCCCAAAATGTAGCACAGGGAACAAGAGGTTTTAATGGGTCTGGCTTCAGTCCTGCTACCACTTATTATTTTAAAATCTGGCCTTATACCAATTCGGGAACTGCAATCGATTATAAACTGGGCGGTGCACCACAGGCTTCGGCGACAACCTTAGCAGCACCCTGTAATTATGCAGAAGATTTTTCTAATTCAAATGCCACAAATTCCTACACAACAGGCTCTTTTGTGGGTAATCATCTCATCACCTGGTCTTATACAGAAGCAAGAAATGAAGGGATTTATGGCATTAATGGAAAAGGAATCCTATTTTCTAAAACTACCAGTAAATTAGCCTCGTCTGCTATTGCCAACGGGATTTCAAGTTTTAGCTGTAAGTTGAGGAAAGGTTTCACAGGCGCTGGAAACAGACAAGTGCATCTCTTTATTAATGGAGCAAAGGTGGCGACCTCTCAAGCTTGGGATCATACCGGGGTGGAAACTTTCACCGTCAATAATATTGATATTCCCGGAGTTGTTCTTATAGAAGTTAGGAATGCTGTAAATCAACAGGTCGTTATTGATGATCTTGTCTGGACTTGTTATACAGGATCTGCTTATCCGGATATTATAATCAAAGGAAACGGAAATAATATTCCGGATGGCTCAGACGTGACCGCTGTTTCAAATAATACTGATTTTGGATCTGTCATCTCGGGAGCGGTAGTTTCGAAAACATTTGTTATCGAAAATAAAGGTGGCGGTGACCTTATCTTAGATCATCCTGCCGTCGCTTTGTTGGATGGTTCCCATGGGTTTTCCGTGTCGGCTCAACCAACGGTGAATCCAATGACGGGTTTTACCAACCAGAGTTTTACAGTTTCTTTTAGCAGCACAACGCCAGGAACTTATTCGGAAATCATTTTTATTGGCAGTAATGACCCTAATAAAACAGTATATGTTTTTTCCGTAAAAGCGGTAGTTACTCAGCCTATCATTTTGATCAATACCTTACCACAGAATCTAATATTCTCCGGTTTCGCTTACGATTTTGCGCAGGGGCCATCATCTCCTACACAAAGTTTCAGGGTTGATGGTTCTGACCTTGGTTCCGATCTTACGGTATCTGTATCTGCAGGCTGGGAAATTTCTTCGAATGCCGCCTACGACGGTGGGAATGCTTTCCCTTTTCAGGAAGTCGTTTTTGCTAAAAGCGGAACCAATGGCGTTACTAATAAAGTTATTCACATCCGTTTAAAAAATGGGTTACCTGCAGGTTTTTATTCCGGAACCATTAGCCTGACCTCTCCATCTGCAGTCACCCGATTAGTCGGTGTTTCGGGACAGGTTTTACCGGCAAAAGTAGAAATGAAATTGACAGGCGGTACCACCACGATTAACAAAGGAAGTACCACTCCTTCCGGTCTGAACAGAACCTTGTTTGCTGCCCAAAATTTAGGAAACTCCCAAACGAAAACATATACCATTACCAATAAAGGTGGTGCTAATTTAATTTTGGGAGAAATCAGTTTGACGGGCGCAAATGATATTGATTTTTCGGTGCTTAATGATCCAGCGCCCGGCACTGAACTGGCACAAGGACAATCGGTCGACTTCGATGTTCGGTTTGCACCTACCACTGTTGGTTTAAAAACCGTAACAGTTGTTATTGCCAACAATGATCCTCTTCGCAATCCCTACGATTTCGCTATTGCCGGAAATGCTAATTTTTGTGGTGCTGCTGGGGAGGTGATTATTGCCCAGCAAGGTTTTGAATCGATTCCGCAATTTACAGAACTCACCTATACGGTTAATAATACTGAGATGTATGGTCCTCAAACCGGTTTTATAAGCGGTAAAAGCAGTGCTAATGACAAACCTGCAACCAATAATCTGTATTCAGAAGGTCTGCGCGGGTTCAGGATTCAGGGTGGCAGTGAACCGAATTCTTCACTCAAACCCCTCATCTTTGATTTTGAACCCGTTGATACTTCCATTTATTCCAATATCGAGCTCTATTTTAAGGTGGCGGCGTTTTCTTTAGGAAGTAATACGAACGGAATGGACTCCTTCGATGCCACTGGTACACCAGCGACCAGTGATGCTGATAAAATGGATTTCGTGCTCGTTGAAATAAGTCCGGATAATGGAGCAACCTGGTATCAGCAGGCGAAATTAGTTTCAGATACTGATAATCTCGCCTGGGGTTTTGGCAATGCTGGAAAAATCACAGGGGTTAAAAATTATGCTGCTAATAATCTTTTGACCTATTTTAAAGCCAATGCAGCTCAACAGTATAATGAAGTGTCGATTCAAAATCTGCCGGCAGTTTCTCAGCTGAAAATAAGAATTGCGGTGCAGGATAATGCAGCACATGAATCCTGGATTTTAGATGATATTAGATTGATTAGCACCGGTCTCGTTCCGAAAGTCTGGAATGGTTCTGCATGGTTGCCTTCTCCTCCTGTGAAAACGGATAAGGTAATTATTAACGGAAATTATAACACTGCTGCTTGGGGAGGAAGTCTGCAGGTTTGTCAATGCGAACTTAATAATGCAACCGTAACTGTTTCAAAAGACAGTCCTTTCATTGTTTCTGATCAGCTCTTAAATAATGGACATGTCATTGTAGAAAATGAGGCTTCATTTGTTCAGATTCACGAAATCAATACCAACTCCGGGAATGGAACTTTCACTGTTAAACGCAACTCTAATTTAAAAAGATTAGATTATACTTACTGGGCCTCGCCGGTTTCAGGTCAAAATCTGAAGACCTTTTCCCCGGGAACGATTGATACACGATTTTACACCTATAATGAAGGCGATGATTTGTTTGAAGTTATCAACCCATTAACCAACAGTTTCGGAAACAATCATCTTGGGGTTTTCGAAAGTGCTGCAAAAGGATATGCGATTAGAGCCAACAATAATTATCCGGTTGGAACAGCTTCTGATCCAGCTCCCATGCAAGTCTTTACTGGGATTTTTAAAGGTATCCCGAATAACGGAGAAGTGACCTTCCCGTTGGAATACCAATCGCTTCCCGCGGGCAACGGTTATAATATGATCGGAAACCCGTATGCAAGCAATATTGATTTTTATCAGTTGGCCAACAATAATGCGATGCGCATCAATAAAGTTGCTTATTTCTGGACCAACCTGAATCCCAGTCCGGGCATGCAAGGTAGCACTTACCCAGGAGCTGGTTATTATAATAATTATGCAATACTCAATGGGACAGGTGGAATTCCCGCCACGTTAGGAGCAAATGCCAATATTAAAAGTGCTACACCCACCAAAATTATTAAAGTAGGACAGGGCTTTATAGTGAAAGCGAAACAGAACGGAACCCTCACCTTTAAAAATACCATCCGAACCGTTGGCTCCAGTTCGGTCTTTTTTAATAAAGGAGCTCTGGAAGATAATGACGTGCCGATCAACCGATACTGGCTGCATTTAACCACTCCGTTACAGGTGGTAACTACGACTTTAATTGGCTATGTTGAAGATGCAACCAATGGTTATGATGCTGATTATGATACCGAGTTATTCGGCTTAGGGGTTGATGCGCTCTTTACAACGCTCGGTGATCGGCGATTGGGAATTCAGGGTCGGGAAGAGGTATTGCAACTGACCGATGTCGTAAAAGTAGGAACCAGCCATTACGCAACTGGAAGCTATGTCTTTTCTTTGGGGGAAAGAGAAGGGATTTTTGATAACGGACAACCTGTTTATTTAAAGGACAAACAAACCGGCATCCTCACTAATCTATCAGAAGCCAATTACCGATTTACCGCAAATGAAGGTTTAACAGAGGGCCGGTTTGAAATCGTCTATCACCCGGAAACTTTTCTCACAACAGGTACTTCTCTGAAAGATAACCTCATTGTTTACCGGGACGGAAATGATTTTGTAGTAAAATCTCCAGCTAAAAATATCTCAGCTCTTGAAGTATTTGACGCTTCCGGAAGACTGATGAAGAAACTCACGCCCAACCAAAAAGAAACCCGACTCGATGCAAGCAACTTCCTCAACGGGATCTATGTTTTGAAAATCACTTTCGCTTCACTTGGTGCGCAGAACGGAAGTGTTGTGACCAAGAAAATAACGAAGTAA